The following are encoded together in the Thermodesulforhabdus norvegica genome:
- a CDS encoding class I adenylate-forming enzyme family protein: MSTYNERYFREFFERNFLYIEGFMRNVRRYGDRPALVDVESDRSWNYRELNAEANRFARTLLASNLKPGDVVTYQLMNCPEFAFIYLGCQKIGVINNPINYRLSSGETAYILEDSLSRVYIFDVSIRETAEEALKLSKHKPDVVVVVGEGEAGSGVIPYREFISGASDENPEDPFRFGRGAFSETTRLYTSGTTGKPKGVPLNNINEILTAHDVIMHLHLTVDDVLLNISPWFHRGGIHIGGPGPAFYLGASIVALKFFHPRTTLEAISKYGVTYVVGVPTMYKLMLEEQKKRGLDLSKLRGVVSMGAPLDRSLCIEMQEVFTPNIFNGYGTSETFWNTLLLPGDLPDRAGKAGRACVDDEIRVVRVYEDKLADPDDTVAQDEEEVGEVIVKTFKSLYDYYKKPEELKMKVFKDWFYTGDLAVWDRNQYITIVSRKDDMIIVGGENIYPIQIEEAIQEHPKVMSCAVIGIPDRQRGQALAAYVVKKDESLTIEELREFIKGHPMIPPYKRPRYYCFVEQLPMTATGKKQHYKLREQALKDLEEGRLVRF; this comes from the coding sequence ATGAGTACTTACAACGAAAGATATTTCAGGGAGTTTTTTGAGAGGAATTTTCTGTACATTGAGGGGTTCATGAGAAATGTCAGACGCTATGGGGACCGACCCGCCCTTGTTGATGTAGAATCGGACAGGAGCTGGAATTACCGGGAGCTTAACGCAGAGGCCAACAGGTTTGCCCGAACGTTACTTGCCAGTAATCTTAAACCCGGAGATGTCGTCACATATCAGCTTATGAATTGTCCCGAGTTCGCCTTTATCTACCTGGGCTGTCAGAAAATAGGGGTTATCAACAACCCCATAAACTACCGGCTGTCCTCAGGTGAAACCGCATACATACTGGAAGATTCTTTGAGCAGAGTTTACATTTTTGATGTTTCAATCCGTGAGACCGCAGAGGAGGCTCTGAAGCTATCGAAGCATAAACCAGATGTGGTGGTTGTGGTGGGAGAAGGAGAAGCGGGCTCGGGTGTAATCCCTTACAGGGAATTCATATCCGGGGCGTCAGATGAGAACCCGGAGGATCCTTTTCGGTTTGGCAGGGGTGCCTTTTCGGAGACCACCCGTCTGTACACTTCGGGAACTACCGGGAAACCGAAAGGCGTTCCTCTGAACAATATTAACGAAATTCTTACCGCTCACGACGTAATAATGCATTTGCACCTCACTGTGGATGATGTTCTTCTGAACATATCACCGTGGTTCCACCGGGGAGGGATCCACATCGGTGGCCCGGGACCGGCTTTCTATCTGGGGGCATCCATCGTTGCCCTGAAGTTTTTCCACCCAAGAACCACCCTTGAAGCCATCAGTAAATACGGGGTTACCTATGTGGTGGGTGTGCCCACTATGTATAAATTAATGCTGGAAGAGCAGAAGAAGCGGGGGCTTGATTTGTCGAAACTCCGGGGTGTGGTAAGTATGGGAGCACCCCTTGACAGGAGCCTCTGTATCGAAATGCAGGAGGTTTTCACACCGAACATCTTCAACGGTTACGGAACCTCGGAGACTTTCTGGAATACTCTGCTCCTGCCCGGAGACCTTCCCGACAGGGCCGGTAAGGCGGGAAGGGCCTGTGTGGATGATGAGATTCGAGTTGTAAGGGTTTATGAAGATAAACTTGCCGATCCCGATGATACGGTTGCACAGGATGAAGAGGAGGTCGGCGAAGTTATCGTAAAAACCTTCAAAAGTCTTTACGATTATTACAAGAAGCCGGAAGAACTTAAGATGAAAGTGTTTAAAGACTGGTTTTACACTGGCGACCTGGCCGTCTGGGACAGAAATCAATACATCACCATCGTGTCACGGAAAGACGACATGATTATCGTGGGTGGTGAAAACATATACCCGATTCAGATCGAGGAAGCCATTCAGGAGCACCCCAAGGTCATGAGTTGTGCCGTTATTGGCATTCCCGACCGCCAACGCGGTCAGGCCCTTGCGGCTTATGTTGTTAAAAAAGACGAGAGCCTCACGATTGAAGAGTTAAGAGAATTCATAAAAGGTCATCCTATGATTCCGCCTTACAAAAGGCCGCGCTACTATTGCTTCGTCGAGCAACTGCCAATGACGGCAACGGGAAAGAAGCAGCATTACAAGCTCAGGGAACAGGCGCTGAAAGACCTTGAGGAAGGCAGACTTGTCAGATTCTGA
- a CDS encoding beta-ketoacyl-[acyl-carrier-protein] synthase family protein, which produces MRARSAVVTAMELITPLGVGLDRSWKRLVRGESGIDRISLFDPSGHKCQIAGECRDFNPEDFLDRKTITRFDRMVHLFVAAALLTIENWRFQYRGDPFRFSVIGASAIGCPSTFEQNHAELLRRGPRKVSPFCVVAIAANTAACEVARRIGAKGPQYFLQEACAAGTKAMATATALIRQNVIDAAVVVGADAGITPTIMASLENLGAITTGQWNETPSKASRPFDRERKGFVPSEGAGCVILEALEHAEKRGAEPLAEVAGIGATCDAHHPTAAEPSGESIIQCMKQAIKDAGIRPEEVNYINAHGTSTPLNDLVETRAIKKVFGPKAYQIPISSNKSMIGHLWGAAGIVESIFTVKSILDGIIPPTINLDFPDPECDLDYVPNLSRPADIRIALTNSFGFGGINASLVIKKVEE; this is translated from the coding sequence ATGAGAGCTCGGAGCGCTGTCGTTACGGCCATGGAGCTCATAACGCCTCTGGGGGTTGGGCTTGACAGATCCTGGAAAAGGTTGGTTCGCGGGGAATCCGGCATAGATCGCATTTCTCTTTTCGATCCCTCGGGGCACAAATGTCAGATTGCCGGAGAGTGCAGGGACTTTAATCCCGAAGACTTTCTGGACAGGAAGACGATAACTCGTTTTGACCGAATGGTCCATCTCTTCGTTGCGGCCGCTTTGCTCACCATTGAAAACTGGCGTTTTCAATACAGAGGCGATCCCTTCAGGTTTTCCGTAATCGGGGCAAGTGCTATTGGCTGTCCTTCCACCTTTGAACAGAATCATGCCGAGTTACTTCGCAGAGGTCCTCGTAAGGTTTCGCCCTTTTGTGTTGTAGCCATTGCCGCTAACACGGCGGCCTGTGAAGTTGCAAGACGGATTGGGGCAAAGGGGCCTCAATATTTTCTTCAGGAGGCCTGCGCCGCCGGTACTAAGGCGATGGCTACTGCCACTGCCTTGATCAGGCAGAATGTTATTGATGCGGCTGTGGTTGTCGGGGCCGACGCGGGTATAACGCCCACCATAATGGCAAGCCTGGAGAATCTCGGTGCCATAACGACAGGTCAATGGAATGAGACTCCATCGAAGGCTTCCAGACCTTTCGACAGGGAAAGGAAAGGATTTGTGCCTTCTGAAGGTGCGGGCTGTGTAATCCTGGAAGCCCTTGAACATGCTGAGAAAAGGGGAGCGGAACCTCTGGCCGAAGTTGCAGGTATCGGGGCCACCTGTGACGCCCACCACCCCACGGCTGCGGAGCCTTCCGGAGAGAGTATTATTCAATGCATGAAACAGGCTATAAAGGATGCCGGGATAAGGCCGGAAGAAGTCAATTATATAAACGCTCACGGAACATCCACTCCTCTTAACGACCTGGTGGAAACGAGAGCCATAAAAAAGGTTTTCGGCCCAAAGGCCTATCAGATACCCATATCTTCCAACAAATCCATGATCGGTCACCTGTGGGGAGCGGCCGGTATCGTGGAATCCATCTTTACGGTGAAAAGTATACTTGATGGAATTATTCCGCCCACGATTAATCTGGACTTTCCGGACCCTGAATGCGACCTCGACTATGTACCAAATCTTTCCAGACCCGCGGACATTCGTATCGCTCTGACCAATTCCTTCGGCTTTGGGGGCATTAATGCCTCGCTGGTGATTAAAAAAGTGGAGGAGTAG